The sequence below is a genomic window from Nicotiana tomentosiformis chromosome 6, ASM39032v3, whole genome shotgun sequence.
AAATTGCAGGCAAAGCCGCCATTCAAAACCTCATATTCCACCATAATAATAATACCTGTCCTTCCTCTACCTCATCTTCCAAAGAGTACTACGAATTCAGCTGCAGTAACAGCCCTGCTTTTCACCTTCCCTTTAACCTTAACAAACGCAGTAAGCACAATCGTCACCATGAAACTGACGGCGACGTTTTAATGGTTAATGCTGCTGTTTTGAAGGCGTTGGAGATGATTCAGAGTGAAACGGCGTCGCCTGCTTTGCCTGGATTCGGGAGAACTCCTACGGTGAGGCAATTAAGGGTAACTGATTCGCCGTTTCCTATAAGAGATGGTGAGGGTAACAGTCACGTGGATGAGAAAGCTGATGAATTCATTTCAAGATTCTACAAAGATTTGAGACGAGAAGCTTCTGCTTTTGCTTAATGTTTTTTAAAGATTTTGAGAGTTTCATGCATATAATTGAGTCCACTCCTGTGCAATAAACAAGAAGGACGTTGTATCTTACACAGTTTCTCTGTGTTAATTGGTGGAGTAATGGAAATTTTGTCGCTTCCATTCTGTCTCTCtgagtttttttttaaaagttttctTTTCGGGGTTTTGAGGAAATTATCAGtagaaaatataaaagaaaataatgCTAGTATATAAATGTGATGGTACCGTCCCttaattttcattcatttttatGACATTTTCAAGGCTGAAGTCCTGAAATTTTGCATCCAAAAAATTCTCTCTTAATTAAATTGTCGAGTACTCGTTACCTTTTCTTCTCGAAAATAAGAAAAGCAAAAAGTTAAATTAGAAATCATTACGTACTCCTACAAGTTAAAGTAAAGCATATTGAACGAGGTTAGCAAGTTAACATTTATTCCTTCCTTCAAGCCCAAGGGAATAATTAAATATTCTTAATAGGAGTAGATTCAACATTAACTATCAAACCATAGTACTTGCTTGGAGTTGGATTTATAATTTTCAGTTCAAGCTACATCTATTGGGAAAGAAAAATTGCTAACTAAAGTTAATCTTCATGTAAAACCAAAAATACAAAAATCCTGGAATTTGATTTAAGTATCACATCACACGTCCATAGATTACTGTTTGGTCCACACACTCCTTAACCTAATTGATGCCAGGACTCTTTTACTAAAGTCAAAGAAAAATGTCGCAATTTACTTGCAATGAAGGCGGAATGAATCTTCCAATTTTCCCAAAGACAAACCTATGTTCATAAGTGGAAAAATGTTGTTTAGTCTGTGCCTTTCCCTATTAATTTTATTATACTATTTATTTAACTTACTGTCATTTATTGTAATGGTATGAAAAGCAAATTCTTTGCTTTTTAGGTTGGCCATCTACTTAGAAATCTCCTTTGACAGAAACATCCAAGCACATACCCTATTTTATTGATGCACTTGATTGTTTTATTAATTTGAGGGAAATTTTGGTGCTTACTAAAGTAAAGCTGTCAATGCCTTACGTTTAGACCtgattttgaaatattaaaaTCGCCTCCTGGGacacaaaaatataaaatgacgtCTTTAACCTTGGGTAAGCCAAGAATATAAATGAGTACGTAGGGCTCTCATGCCTtgttaataaaataaatttttgacctAACTCAATTTCATAAGTTAACTTATGCCTAAGGAATTATCCGAAACCATATAAGGAAATCCAATATGAATGATAAATGACAAAAAGTACATATTTTGAGTATATTTATATTTCGTTTTTGGAAAATTATTATGATTTCTCTCGAGAGAATTGCGGTAAGTAGAATGCACACGATAAATAGGGAATAAATCGGCAAGATTTTAGCTAACGTAGCGAGAAGAATTCCGACAATtgaggaaatcataactctaggcaTCCTTAATCTTCTCTCTAACTTCATCtttttagttgataattttactgctttttaATATGTGTTAGTTTATTAGTTCAAAATAAGAATCACAATTTTTATAACTTAGAGATTGTGtgaacttgtcttcttagtgatatagtgaacagttgtagctaaaccttagttctttGGGGGATTTAACTCCGAACTCGTAAATCAAAATATATTTGTAATGACCTCTAGTCCTTTTATTAGGCATAATTGAGCGTCATTAATGAACTTAGCTTGAAATAATTTTACAACATCTAATTAAATATTCAATTAATATTAATGAAACATTGATAGCGGATAAAGAGAGAATTGGGTTAGAAAAATTGTGGATCTCTAGTCTGCTAGGTAGaattaccgccatgatgacttgtcctaggccttaatcccattcccttcgatgatctttcaactgcctctctagataggccttttgtaagtggatccgacatgtTATCTCTAGACTTTAcctagtcaatcgtgataataccactagagagtagttgtctaacggtattatgTCTCCGTCATATGTGCCGAgttttttcgttatacataacgctctctctgccctgcctattgtcgcttgactatcacaatgtatacatataggtTCCAAAGGTTTgagccaaaatggaatatcttccaagaaatttcggagccattcagcttcttcaccggccttgtctaaagttatgaattcagattccattatagaacgggcgatgcacgtttgtttggatgatttccaagacactgctccaccccaaATTAttaaaacatatccactcgtggatttaacttcagatgatccggtgatccaatttgcatcattaTATCCCTCAATCACgaagggatatttgttataatgcagagCATAGTCTTGAGTATgtttcagataccccaaaactcatttcattgccatccaatgtatttgattgggattacttgtaaaccgactaagtttgctaatagcacatgctatatctggtcgcgtacaattcatgatatacatcaaactttccaatactcttgcatagtccagttgtgagtcactttcaccttcattcttttgaagtgcataactcacgtcaattggagtcttggcaatcttgaaatccaaatacttgaacttgtcaagtacttttTTAATATAGTGAGACTATGATAATTCTAGATCTtgtagagtcttgtgaattctgattcctaagatcacatcaacaactcctaagtctttcatgtcgaatttCCTAGCtagcatgcgcttagtagcatttatgtctGCCATATCTTTGCTCATTattaacatgtcatcaacatataaatgaacaatgacttcatgaccttgagtgtttttaatgtaaacacatttgtcacactcgttgattttaaactcACTTGCTAATATTGTTGgctcaaatttggcatgccattgtttgggtgcttgtttaagtccataaagcgacttaacaagtttgcacactttcttttcattACCCGAAACCACAAAACCCTTAGGTTGTTTCATGTAAATATCTTCCTCcgattctccatttaagaaagctgttttaacatccatttgatggatttcaa
It includes:
- the LOC104103249 gene encoding uncharacterized protein; this translates as MDQNVPVMAKKFWKIVRVAFFMLRKGLSKRKLMFDLNLLMKRGKIAGKAAIQNLIFHHNNNTCPSSTSSSKEYYEFSCSNSPAFHLPFNLNKRSKHNRHHETDGDVLMVNAAVLKALEMIQSETASPALPGFGRTPTVRQLRVTDSPFPIRDGEGNSHVDEKADEFISRFYKDLRREASAFA